A part of Arachis hypogaea cultivar Tifrunner chromosome 12, arahy.Tifrunner.gnm2.J5K5, whole genome shotgun sequence genomic DNA contains:
- the LOC112726719 gene encoding transcription termination factor MTEF18, mitochondrial, giving the protein MMQGEGEVENIPHCTMLFLHRRLCTTATRTKVPSKYKNLALSQAQKILTDYLHSTRSIPYAFADQIAANSHTSISNLIAKVGFSAPSFSHTLNKFLSVQVIGICLAFPFVFGEQGGVLEAEIDGLLADLRLVFLDFDLAGFVEGNADSWYEVCRKIRVFYNLNSEKGKMGELIGRYKNVILEHGEEELMQKAEYFSRFGVKKEEVARLILHDSELLNFDFETPVINVLKLLKHFGMSSKDLEDVQRNYAHALGTIKMVNLPNVMRALGLSKWFFNRIKDGTHQLLLTYVTSFPNEDQDKGYQDGLKAIRASRTPVHTMNKLNFLHALGFGETALTMAILTYLNGTSSELQERFDCLLHLGIEFSKLSKIVAIRPKVLSQHPKIIEKKIKFLYEEMGSSVELLDTFPAFLCFDLEKRIKPRFRFYMWMIEKGYCAKNFSIATMIATSDKNFVPHAFRIHPAAPKHWFEQFYLRKLPE; this is encoded by the exons ATGATGCAAGGGGAAGGAGAAGTGGAAAACATTCCGCACTGTACGATGTTGTTCCTTCACCGCCGTCTATGCACCACCGCCACCAGAACAAAGGTTCCTTCAAAGTACAAGAACCTTGCTCTCTCTCAAGCCCAGAAGATCCTCACTGATTACCTTCATTCCACAAGGTCCATCCCTTATGCCTTTGCTGATCAGATTGCTGCTAATTCTCACACTTCTATCTCTAACCTCATTGCAAAGGTGGGATTTTCAGCTCCGTCTTTCTCCCACAccctcaacaagttcctcag TGTTCAGGTCATTGGGATATGTTTGGCTTTCCCTTTTGTTTTTGGTGAGCAGGGAGGAGTGTTGGAAGCTGAGATTGATGGGCTACTTGCTGATCTCAGGTTGGTTTTTCTGGATTTTGATTTGGCAGGGTTTGTTGAGGGGAATGCAGATTCTTGGTACGAGGTATGTAGGAAAATTCGGGTTTTTTACAATTTGAATAGTGAGAAGGGTAAGATGGGGGAACTCATTGGAAGGTATAAGAATGTGATTCTTGAGCATGGAGAAGAGGAGTTGATGCAGAAAGCTGAGTATTTTTCTAGGTTTGGTGTCAAGAAGGAGGAAGTAGCTCGATTGATCCTACATGACTCGGaattgttgaattttgatttcgAAACGCCGGTGATCAATGTATTGAAGCTGTTGAAACACTTTGGCATGAGCTCCAAGGATCTCGAGGATGTGCAGCGAAACTATGCTCATGCATTGGGAACAATAAAAATGGTTAATTTGCCTAATGTAATGAGGGCTTTGGGTTTAAGTAAGTGGTTCTTTAATAGGATAAAGGACGGGACGCATCAACTCTTACTGACTTATGTCACAAGCTTTCCCAATGAAGACCAAGATAAAGGATATCAAGATGGTTTAAAGGCGATTCGTGCTTCGAGAACCCCAGTTCACACCATGAATAAACTGAATTTCTTGCATGCCTTAGGCTTTGGAGAAACTGCTTTGACCATGGCTATCCTAACTTACTTGAATGGGACTAGCAGCGAGTTACAGGAACGATTCGATTGCCTTCTTCATTTAGGGATTGAATTCTCAAAGCTCTCAAAGATAGTTGCAATTCGACCTAAGGTTCTAAGCCAACACCCGAAAATCATTGAGAAAAAGATTAAGTTCCTCTATGAGGAAATGGGATCCTCTGTGGAGCTTTTGGACACTTTTCCAGCATTCTTATGTTTTGACTTGGAAAAGCGCATTAAACCTAGGTTCAGATTCTATATGTGGATGATAGAAAAGGGTTATTGTGCCAAAAACTTCTCTATAGCAACCATGATTGCGACCAGCGACAAGAACTTTGTTCCTCATGCTTTTCGTATCCACCCAGCTGCTCCGAAACATTGGTTTGAGCAATTCTATCTCCGCAAATTGCCGGAATGA
- the LOC112726720 gene encoding oxygen-evolving enhancer protein 3-2, chloroplastic gives MAQAMASMAGLRGSSQGVLEGSIQLSGSNRLMNVASGSNSSRVGATSARSVSVRAQHQEASPQSSRRAMIGAAAAGLASASFVQAVLADAKPIKVGPPPPPSGGLPGTLNSDEARDLKLPLKDRFFLQPLSPSEAAQRAKESAKEIVNVKQLIDKKAWPYVQNDLRLRAEYLRYDLNTVVSAKPKDQKKPLKDLIGKLFQDISNLDHAAKVKSTPEAEKYYAETVSSLNDVLAKLG, from the exons ATGGCCCAAGCAATGGCATCAATGGCAGGTTTGCGAGGATCATCACAGGGTGTGCTTGAAGGGAGCATCCAGCTGAGTGGGTCAAACCGGTTGATGAATGTGGCAAGTGGAAGCAACAGCAGCAGGGTGGGTGCCACGTCAGCAAGATCAGTGAGTGTGAGAGCACAACATCAAGAGGCTTCTCCACAGAGCAGCAGAAGAGCCATGATTGGTGCTGCTGCTGCTGGTTTGGCTTCTGCTTCCTTTGTTCAAGCTGTTCTTGCTGATGCCAAACCCATCAAAGTTggccctcctcctcctccctccGGTGGACTCC CTGGAACACTGAACTCTGATGAAGCAAGGGACCTTAAGTTGCCATTGAAAGACAGGTTCTTCCTTCAGCCATTGTCACCAAGTGAGGCAGCACAAAGGGCAAAGGAGTcagcaaaggaaattgtaaatgtGAAGCAGTTGATAGACAAGAAGGCATGGCCATATGTTCAGAATGATCTCCGTCTCCGCGCCGAGTATCTTCGATATGACCTTAACACTGTTGTCTCTGCAAAGCCTAAGGATCAGAAGAAACCCCTCAAGGATCTCATTGGCAAGCTCTTCCAGGATATCAGCAAT CTTGATCATGCAGCAAAAGTGAAGAGCACCCCAGAAGCAGAGAAGTACTATGCTGAGACTGTATCTTCTCTGAATGATGTTCTTGCCAAACTTGGTTAA